The Saccharopolyspora gloriosae genome has a segment encoding these proteins:
- the tenA gene encoding thiaminase II gives MSRLPDPPAAGFCAGAWEHTAALQQAIVEHPFNGALADGSLDRDRFAFYIVQDARYLVGFAQALSAASTRAADPADAAFLAGAAHGALVEERRLHAGYVEEFGLTEADLDGVVTSPSCVAYTSFLRASALVEPYPVLLAAILPCFWVYQHVGSEILAAVGDVSAHPYRRWIETYADEEFADAVLSARELTDRVAAEADEPMRRRMLAAFVRASEYEWMFWDGAWTREQWPTARWLPA, from the coding sequence ATGAGCAGGCTGCCCGATCCACCGGCCGCGGGATTCTGCGCGGGAGCGTGGGAGCACACCGCCGCCTTGCAGCAGGCCATCGTCGAGCACCCATTCAACGGCGCGCTCGCCGATGGGAGCCTCGACCGGGATCGGTTCGCGTTCTACATCGTGCAGGACGCCCGGTACCTGGTCGGTTTCGCGCAGGCGTTGAGCGCGGCGTCTACGCGGGCGGCGGACCCCGCCGACGCGGCGTTCCTGGCGGGCGCGGCCCACGGTGCGCTGGTGGAGGAGCGCCGGCTGCACGCCGGGTACGTCGAGGAGTTCGGGCTCACCGAGGCCGACCTCGACGGGGTGGTGACCTCGCCGTCGTGCGTGGCCTACACCTCGTTCTTGCGCGCGAGCGCGCTGGTGGAGCCGTATCCGGTGCTGCTGGCGGCGATCCTGCCGTGCTTCTGGGTGTACCAGCACGTGGGCAGCGAGATCTTGGCCGCCGTCGGCGACGTGTCGGCGCATCCGTACCGGCGGTGGATCGAGACTTATGCGGACGAGGAGTTCGCGGACGCGGTGCTGAGCGCCCGCGAGCTCACCGACCGGGTGGCGGCGGAGGCGGACGAACCGATGCGGCGGCGGATGCTGGCCGCGTTCGTGCGCGCCAGCGAGTACGAGTGGATGTTCTGGGACGGCGCGTGGACCCGCGAGCAGTGGCCGACCGCGCGCTGGCTCCCGGCGTGA
- a CDS encoding polysaccharide pyruvyl transferase family protein encodes MTSSATHPTLYLVGTTGNPNYGDELIAATWLKYLAKVAPDSEVWLDCPNPGPSEVLLGHLHPHVRFTDTLWRLCWSAPSDEPWEVASFVQHAMINPGLAPHWLAGIELAARADLVHIIGGGFINGIWPRHYGLLAGAVAAVRRSGGRAVMTGQGLWPTPAEAQPLVRNLASQFELIDVRDEPSAELLDSAGQLTATGDDMFFGIEPGLYRTDDLRDVVICLQSDLLDVTVPALAGFLLDTLRTWDVHPDQVGIIEGIPRVDREVFALVEHDLPGSRFYAFSEIMDHGLPAAAGQRWLSTRFHMHLMAAAAGAHGVAVSINSGYYTNKHRSLIQRGSGWGLSEGLQVPPRPEEGGYEQSTLTALQEAKSKLAWSIYGD; translated from the coding sequence GTGACCAGTTCCGCAACACACCCCACGCTCTACCTGGTCGGCACGACCGGGAATCCGAACTACGGTGACGAGCTGATCGCCGCAACGTGGCTGAAGTACCTGGCCAAGGTCGCCCCCGACAGCGAAGTGTGGCTGGACTGCCCCAACCCCGGCCCCAGCGAAGTGCTGCTGGGCCACCTGCATCCGCACGTCCGGTTCACCGACACGCTGTGGCGGCTGTGCTGGTCCGCGCCCTCCGACGAGCCGTGGGAAGTGGCGTCCTTCGTGCAGCACGCCATGATCAACCCCGGGTTGGCACCGCACTGGCTCGCCGGGATCGAACTCGCCGCGCGCGCCGACCTCGTGCACATCATCGGCGGCGGGTTCATCAACGGCATCTGGCCGCGACACTACGGACTGCTGGCCGGTGCGGTCGCCGCGGTGCGCCGCTCCGGCGGGCGCGCGGTGATGACCGGACAGGGCCTGTGGCCGACACCGGCGGAAGCGCAGCCGCTGGTGCGCAACCTCGCCTCGCAGTTCGAACTGATCGACGTGCGCGACGAGCCGTCCGCGGAGCTGCTCGACTCCGCCGGGCAGCTCACCGCCACCGGGGACGACATGTTCTTCGGCATCGAACCGGGGCTGTACCGCACCGACGACCTGCGGGACGTGGTGATCTGCCTGCAGTCGGACCTGTTGGACGTCACGGTTCCCGCACTGGCCGGGTTCCTGCTCGACACGTTGCGAACCTGGGACGTGCACCCCGATCAGGTCGGCATCATCGAGGGCATCCCGCGCGTGGACCGGGAGGTGTTCGCGCTGGTCGAGCACGACCTGCCCGGGTCCCGGTTCTACGCGTTCTCCGAGATCATGGACCACGGGCTGCCCGCGGCCGCCGGGCAGCGCTGGCTGTCGACCCGGTTCCACATGCACCTGATGGCCGCGGCCGCCGGTGCGCACGGCGTCGCCGTCTCGATCAACTCCGGGTACTACACGAACAAGCACCGGTCGTTGATCCAGCGCGGATCCGGCTGGGGGCTCAGCGAAGGACTGCAGGTGCCGCCTCGCCCGGAGGAAGGCGGGTACGAGCAGTCCACGCTCACCGCACTGCAAGAGGCCAAGTCGAAGCTCGCCTGGTCCATCTACGGGGACTGA